GGGATAGTGATGACCAAGTCTACTTGTTTTAAATGTTCACTCCTTTCGCATATTCAATACTGCTGAACATCACTTTGATCATACAATGGCACAACAGCTTCAAAGAGGGATCCCAAGGCAAAACAAGGTATGGGTGTCTCCCAGTCTTTCCTGAGCTTGGTATTGAGACAACCAAGGGTCataatcatgtttgattttaaatttcaaatcaaaattGATGAGGGAAATCCTAGGCCCCCACATGCTAGGTTGGAAGACGCATTAACCTTTCTCACCTTGACAGCAGTTTGTCATGTAAACCTCAAGATTACAATTAATTCACATAACAGCATTGCCACtccaacatattttcttatctGAATGTCAGGATGTCACATCTCCACCAACCATTCACTACAACCTGTAAACTTATCCTTGTCTAAGCTCCTCCCATTCCCTTCGCCAACCCAACCAGCCACTGAAACCTGTAGACTTGCCCAAATGTGACTCCACAACTTGTCATAACAAAATAACAGAACAATACAACCAGGAgttttttacatttattttcagGGAGGTACAATCTATTTCTTGGCAGCTTCCTGTGCTTTCAGAACACGGACAACGATCTTCTGCTCTTCAATGAGGAAAGCCCTTACTATCCTGTAAAATAAAGTTAACCTTAAAGGTGGCGCTATGGTAAGACATTCCTTTCCATTTCATGTCTACAGAAGTATtttgatttcatgtgaaacaaatACAATGGCCATTAATTTCAAATCAAGTTACTTAGGCAtgagaaaaacaaacacaaaatgtcaaCCAATGTAACTGACTTGTATCTTACATTTTGGAAGATATATTTGAGAAGCACACATGCTAAGCTTTTCTGATTTAGAATTACACATGTACTTAGTGCTTGCCCTTTGTCCTGAAAAGCTGCAGGACCCAAGGACCCAGAACAATGAAAAGTAGTGGGTCCTGATCAGAATGTATAGGCCctatattttatttcagtgtaAGTAATTCCAAGCAAATAAGTCCTTAATAACCTGCAGAAAACAAAGCTGTTGGGCTGAGTGGTTTTCACTAGGCCACAGGGGATTTGTACCTCtccttgtgaaaagtaaacatgcGCTTCTACAAATTTAACAAAAGCAATCTGATCACTGAGAGCATTCTTTAGACAAATCATGTTTAGTGTTAGAAAAAAGGGTAGGCTGATCTTTGGAAGTTacggtttgattgatcatgaactatacatacAGACGTCGTCTAGTTACCACAGTTGTAAGTCAGtgacatggtaaaatatatactcatggaaaatgGATAGGCCCAGAGGGCTAGCTAAAAAATAAAGCTGTAAGCCCCCAATGTAACTAGCAAACAGCAGGCCGCCTGGtagacgctatttcatacactgtataTAACAAGTATTACCTCTCCCTGACACATTTGTGGCACCGAGATCCTCCATATGTCCTTGTAACTGTCTTCAGTCTTTTGGACATGGCAGACAGTTGGAGGGGGCGGGCAGCAGTTACCTGAAGCATTATCACGATCAGTAAACAGACAAGTGAAACAAACTGAACACACAATGGTTGACAATCTCTGTATTAACAAATAACTAGAGAGCATTATGACATCTTGAAATTATGCCACATTATAGTAACTGGATTAGATATTCATGAAGTTTATGTGCAAACTGATGACTATTTCACACATGGTATCTACCATAAATTCATTTCCATTTCTTACATTTGATTCAGCAAACATTCTCTGTCATCTGATGGGTGACTTCAGACTAAGAGGCGTTGTGAGGCCCATTAAAATATACTTACACCCTGAAGCTTCTTCTTGCAGTCACCACATTTTGCACAGGTGCCAAGTTTCTTCTGGTACAAATATACAAGCTTACCACCTGGAAACAGACGATATAAACTGCTTTTAGTATACCTTCTCAGTGAACTCCAAATAACCCAATCAATGCTCATTAAAATCCCAATCCCCAAACTTGCTTTTTTGCTACTGTGTCAGCAACAAAACTCCaaattttcattaaaattaaatttaatCCCAACCTGTGACTTTTTGAAATTCAACGGTTTAAACAATGCATCTAATACTTAACTTATTAaattaacatatatttttttataggtgagcaaaacatttcataaaagactttaatgaaaaataattaCCTGGAGTCTTAGAGCTGTTCATTCACGATATGTAGCAGGAAATGAAAAGAAACCAAACAACCGTTAGACCAAAGAAATGGATGGCATGAACACAGTCATACATTAATAAGACAAAATGAACCAATTTACAGATCAGGCTTGAAAAAGATCTCATATGATCATAAGACTTGaatcatacatgtaacttgcATAAGTGCAGTGTTATATTTAGCAGACAGAATATATTCCAGAGATGTTAACCTTTGAATGATTTATCATCTTAAAACCGCTACAAACTCTGAGCACTACTGAAATACAATTTAAATTAGTCATCTTGTCTAGTCCTTAAAAGCATAAATATGTTAGACTGCATGTCAACCTGAAACAGGTTGGATAGTGATCATGATGTCTTTTTTACATTTAAACAGATCAAAAGATAACGTGAGATATTCCCCAAGTCCTTAGAATATGGTCTCAATAAAGTCTTGATTTACTTAGAAATAGGTGTGAAATGATTCAAAGGGCATGCCACACTGCACGATACACTGGCAGTGATGCTTTGTGTAATATGCCTTAAAAAGAacctgaagaaaatattttatttctaaaaTTACAGGACAGCAACCTCAGTAGTCACTGATTTGGTACCTGACAAAGCTCTTTTCCCCTCCTTTCGGAGACATCAAGCTTGGAAAGAGCACAATCTCAAAAGGCAACATGCGGCTTTTCTCTTAAGAATACTGAGCAAGGAGaagtatatattttttctcAGGCACCAAGGCCCATATGTAATGTGTAGTATATTATGTCAAAGGTATGCCATGTAGACTTTGTGTTACTCATCGTTATTATCACTAAGGACTTGATACTCTGACTGCAGACAGATATTTTTGTAGATATGATGCTTAAAAGTGCATGTGCATGTATCCTGATGTAATCAAATTACACAACCATCAATTATGAAGTGACAAAAAGAAACTCACACTTTCCTGCGGTTGGAGTTTGTGTTGTACGAAAGACGACGTCTGAATGTTAATCTCTGCGCCATCTGTTTTAACAAAATGCATCACTGATCCAGATGACCCAACATAAATAACATAGATAACAGACAAAGTCatgatcaataaaaaaattgagCATGTCTCTCTCTATGATATTGAATTAATACAATGGGTAAATTTATCTGCATAGGTTAAACAGAGGAGGAATACTTTTCTTCTCGTTACTTTATGATATTGCATACACATCAGTACTAAAGGGGTCATTGTCGGCACAGGTACTACATTTGTACCCCATGTACGTTTGTCTTTGGCACACTCTTGTACCATGTagacactttcagcaatattagtAGATTTCGTTCTGTTTTCCGATAAATCTCCCCATAATAACTTATATAAAAGGACATTGTGAATCAACAGCATAAATGCAGCTTCCTAAATGAAACATAGTGTTTAACCTCATATTTCACACGCCTCTTAGAGAAAGAGACCATTTATCTACCGATGTTTACTTCGACTGATGCATCTTTTAGCAATAATATGTACTTAGACCCAACGAATATACCGATTCTGAACATATAGCTATGAGGGTTACACAAACGTTCCAAATCCAAATTGTCAGCACAGCACAGCTTGATTCGAGTGTAAATGTTTACATCGCCTCTTACATGTTTTCAAGTGGAAAATTCATTCAGTCGATGTTTCAAGAGTCATTATCTGAGTACAGACTGCATATTTCATTACGATAACAACTTCCTTCGTGCATCTGACTAGGGAAATATACCTAAGATGCTTTAATTCTACCTAATGTGGTGAATTGATAGAGATGGAGATAGATTTTAAGTTGCATGTCGATTATGCTTCTACCTTGTTGTTTGGTGAAACCGGAAAGGGAGAATTACACCGGAAGTAGATTAATGTATACTATCACGCACAACAAATGTCCATGCAATATAGCGAATAATATTGATTGAATGTTGTTGACCATAATTGTTATAATGATACAACAAATTAAGAGTGTGGACTGATCTTGTCACATACGTACTTAGAATACGCTGTATGTAGTCATTATTATTTGGAAATAATTAGTTATCGCTAAGAATAGATATAATTAGTTGTGTGGGAAGACACACATTACTGCCTCATTGACAAACATGGCCACCAGCTTGTTGGAGTCTTACGAACAACAATATTCTACGGTGACAGCCGACATTACATTCCATGTCGGTCAGATAGCCTGTCACCATGGAGGTAATTTTTTTATTGGGATTTTGCGacacaaatatgtattcacCGTTCTGCAAACAAGGCCTGTTACTCTGATCTGAGCAAATGACGTTTGAGTTTGATTTCCTTTTTGAGACCGGTTTTACCGTGGGTATTTACTGTCAGTATTGGATGCTATTCTGTGATGTGAAGTGAAATCAATTCTTCGCAGTTATTTCTAAAACGTTTATGTCAGTAATCTCACACTGAAACCGTcatctgaaaaatataaataggtAAACAAATATCGCATAGATTAATAAGAATAACGACCACAGACAGATATTCCCAAGACCTTATGCTGGCTGTGGCGTAAGGGAGAGAGATCAAATTCATCACCAGATTTGATGTCTTTTAAGTAGGACTGTCGCATGCCTGTACACCACCTAAGGTCGAGTATTTGCTGTCCTGTTTCTCATTGAACATGATAAAACACACTTATTTACATAGTTACGGGAATCTTTCACTTTACCCCACTTTACCAGGCGCACTAACCCTAAACAATATCCTAACGCTAAGGATCGTAATTTTCGTAAAGTGGGGTGCCGAACATAAAGAATGGTGCCCAAGGGCTCAGACTTGCTATAGCGCGATACGCTGTGACTGCTAATTAACGAATGTTCGGCACTAGCCAGGCCAGGCTGTGCCAGGTAAACTGCAATTTAGCCCAAAGTTAGCTTGATTAATACTATTATATTACAGAGATAAAGTGTGTTTATCAATTAAAATATCTGTTATTCCATAAAATGGTAAAGTTAGTTCAATACGTCTtcctttagaaaaaaaataacaaggTTTAACAATTATCTCATTTgtctttcattttcattgtcCTCATCTCTTTGGTactatattttcatttgtagcgGAAAAACAGTCACATGTACGACAAGCAGAGAAGCTCTTTGATGAAGCGTCAGAACTGGTAAGATTCTATAAGCATTGTCTTGCAAAGTATTTATCAGTGGCAGCATGTTTGATACAGGTATTGGGTGATATACTGTATACAGTGATAACTAATTGTTAAGGACTCTTCCAACTCTTGTTTGTCTGATGAAATGGCTGATTGTTGTATGTCGAAAAACCCCAAATGCTTGCATTGATTACATTTACAGTTGGAACAAATGGAATTGGAAGTGAAGGAGCAAGATCCTCGAGAGAGACAGAAATACTCTACACGTGTCAAGAGCTATAAGACGGAACTGTTAAAGCTTCAAAAAGATATGGTACAGACAAAAGCACTGGGAAAAATGTTTGTGATGTTTATCGTAGTAACTAACTGGGTTCCTTTCCCCACACTTACACAAGCATACATAACAACAAAAGCATGATAGGCACAATGATTTTGATAACAGACACCAATTCATCTAACATCAAAGTAGATctctgaagatccaggttagaattgatcttcagtaacccatgcttgtcattgaggcgattaacgggaatAGGTGGTGAGACTAGCTGACTCAGCTGAcgcttgtcattgtatcccattgtGAAAGCTGTTactcatcctgttgatcactggattgtctagtccagacttcaTTCTTTAAAGATCAccatcatatagttggaatattgctgagtggtgcATCGAacaacaaaactaaactcacatcaAAACAATGATGTGGCGACTGAGTAGCGACTCACCATGtgcttatcatgctgaagactaaACTTTGTTCCCCCATTGGgtttcagtgtgtgaagtccttttctgatgtcccaaACGTTTACATAACCAGTTCCCccatatgtaaatgtatatgaacACGCACACTATAAGACTCACACATACCAGATTGTGATAGAAATACAGTTTCATTGCATTCGAGTTGGTCACTAAAGTtattttatcaatgttttgCCAATGAATATGTATTCTATTTGGTTGTAAAGTAATGTAATTGtcatgtttaaacaagattatgGTTCTGTGATTGTGACGCATATATCTATTGATCTAAAAGAAGAATGGTAATTGGTAATTGTTCTTGAGAAAAAGTAAAGTCATCATTTTGTTCCAGAAAAAAGCTAAACTTGGCATTGATGCCAATCGAGACGAGTTGCTAGGTGATGACACCCATGACTCCGAGGACCAGGTAAGTAACTCAGAAAGATGTGTAGTCTGCTTTCCCATAGTCACCTGTACAGTCCTCTTTTAAGTTGGACAGCAGGCAATAATTAGACAGTTTATTGTTGGTTTGGACATACCAGAATCCAATTGaactgggttcaaatcctggttcATCTTGACAGATGTGTTTGTCTGCACCATTCTTATTTCACCAATGGCTGTGACCTTTCATAGTGGTGGTTCAGTTACTTGAAGCAATCAATCATGTTTTCGCATAATTAAACACAAACAATCTTGGAACATTTGTTtccattaacaatgtttttgtcaaagttgactttgtcAGTTACATTTCAAGAGCACTACAAGTTTGTTCCAAGTCATAATTGAATTTATCAAAACACTCCAGGAAATATATGTTCCTAGCATACTAGTCATCTTTAAAGATGTGAAGTTTGCTGATGCATTTTGAGAAATATAAGAAAAAAAGGATAGATctacatgtttgtttttaatattaTGTGCATTTAGAAACATGACCAAGAACATTTGATAAATAACACCAACTGATTATTTTCGATGATTGATCGGTTGtaatgaacaaatcatcaattaTAGGATTTCAGTAAATTCCCAACACTAACCTTTCATGAAAGTTGgtttgtatgtatgcatgtttgtatTCAATACAAAGTACCTGATGTGTGAAACTTGTCTCTCATGGAaataaaaactt
The nucleotide sequence above comes from Haliotis asinina isolate JCU_RB_2024 chromosome 5, JCU_Hal_asi_v2, whole genome shotgun sequence. Encoded proteins:
- the LOC137284638 gene encoding vesicle transport through interaction with t-SNAREs homolog 1A-like, which gives rise to MATSLLESYEQQYSTVTADITFHVGQIACHHGAEKQSHVRQAEKLFDEASELLEQMELEVKEQDPRERQKYSTRVKSYKTELLKLQKDMKKAKLGIDANRDELLGDDTHDSEDQRARLLDNTERLDRTSRRLEHGYRAAVETEQIGAQIMEDLHSQRQTIQKSRNRLEEMNTTLGKSSRVLSGMMRRIIQNRILLIGIGLLLVIVISVAIYFTVRRHS